One Acidobacteriota bacterium genomic region harbors:
- a CDS encoding metal-dependent hydrolase — translation MENFTHTLFGLTLAKAGLERATPLATTTLLIASNMPDIDFLMRFRGTFEDLETHRGITHSFTGVAALAAFLTLILVFLDKRFRLRHDPFRRPIKPLRIFWLAYLGGLLHIFLDYTNNYGVRPLLPFSDRWFYGDFIFVVDPWIWLILGSALVWLTTNSSARIFIWLAIGILLSLIMGFALQEPSARFPLTISLTIRIIWFAGLLIILFGAIRRWGERGERLARYSLLALGIYYLSMFMAHNTAVEQTRNNLPAEGVTSVAAWPTPANPYVWNAVAATTETTYSCYINLNGGKSEWVEAPILKPELINALRNNSRTRTFMNFARYTVAGVEETEQGYTVNLRDVRFDLKLRAVIDHDLQVKAADLKWF, via the coding sequence ATGGAAAATTTCACGCATACACTCTTTGGGCTTACCTTAGCCAAAGCGGGTCTTGAACGCGCTACCCCACTTGCGACGACGACACTTCTGATCGCTTCCAATATGCCCGATATTGATTTTCTCATGCGCTTTCGCGGCACATTCGAGGATTTGGAAACTCATCGTGGCATCACCCATTCTTTCACAGGCGTTGCGGCGCTTGCCGCCTTCTTAACTTTAATTCTGGTCTTTCTCGACAAACGCTTTCGCTTGCGCCATGACCCGTTCAGAAGACCGATTAAACCGCTGAGAATTTTCTGGCTGGCTTATCTGGGCGGATTGCTGCACATCTTTCTCGATTATACGAACAATTACGGCGTGCGCCCGCTTTTGCCGTTCAGCGACCGCTGGTTTTACGGCGATTTCATTTTCGTGGTTGATCCGTGGATTTGGTTGATTCTGGGTTCCGCGCTGGTGTGGCTGACGACCAATAGCTCGGCAAGAATTTTCATCTGGCTGGCAATTGGCATCCTGCTCTCGCTCATCATGGGGTTTGCCTTGCAGGAACCGTCTGCGAGATTTCCGCTGACGATTTCCCTGACGATTCGCATTATCTGGTTTGCGGGACTCTTGATTATTTTATTCGGCGCGATTCGTCGTTGGGGCGAAAGGGGTGAACGCCTGGCGCGCTATTCACTGCTGGCGCTGGGCATTTATTATTTGTCGATGTTTATGGCGCACAACACAGCAGTCGAACAGACGCGCAATAATCTGCCAGCCGAAGGGGTCACATCGGTTGCCGCCTGGCCTACACCCGCAAACCCTTATGTGTGGAATGCCGTAGCCGCAACCACAGAGACGACCTATTCCTGTTATATCAATCTCAACGGCGGCAAATCGGAATGGGTGGAAGCGCCCATACTCAAACCCGAACTCATTAACGCGCTCAGGAATAATTCGCGCACCCGGACATTTATGAATTTTGCCCGTTACACGGTTGCCGGCGTCGAAGAAACCGAACAAGGCTACACCGTGAATCTGCGCGATGTGCGCTTTGATTTGAAACTGCGCGCCGTGATTGACCACGACCTGCAAGTCAAAGCCGCCGACTTGAAATGGTTTTAA